The genomic window ACCGAATAATTCTCGAGGGGCCGATTGGTGGGCTTGAATTAGCATTTGTTACGTCCACCCTTTGATcatttggagccagtcagttgggtgcggtccgcagtgctattctgtccgCGCTACATAAATTAATTCAGTCAACCGGAAGAATACGTTGCTAGTGGTACCACCTGATAAATCTATTTGTCTGCCTTCTTTTTCGCTATTTTTAAAAATCTGGTTTGTCAACTCCTTTTGCCTTttcatactctttttttttctttcgatgcaCGTTACTATTCATCTCGCTCTTAtctgatctctctctctctttcaacaaACATTGAATTTAAATTTCCATTACaaagtacagtgtggccaatcgcgcttgtgggtatgagccaagatcttttagacgacaaacaaagaaacaaatcaCATAAAAATCGTTTGACTAATTAACTATGGAATAGTTGTAAAATAATAATGCTAATTAGGTATTCGAGATCAAAACCATGATTCATTTAAAACTTTTACTGCTGTGGAGCTGAGATCCCGGGGACAATGACCTACTGAGGAGGCTCCCAAAGATAGGATATTTGAAGCAAGAAAATCCAGTCTAACTCTATTCAATTCCGTTTTGAGAATGTTTCTCCCAGTGAATGGAAGTGGCTGCGTCATTGTTTTGCAAACAGAGCAAAAAATGCTCGCAGCTCGTATTCTTCGGTCTCTCCTACTTGTGGTGCTTCGGCGTCTATTTCATTTATAGTAATGTACAAAAGGCCCAGCAACGTGCTGTACCTTCAGCGGACACTACTAGTATATAGAGTATATCGAGTTAATACATGCATGTGTACTTGGGAAAAGTCCTGCTGGAACATGAAATGTTTTTCTTGGAACAAACAACAACTTTTTATTCTCTACTGGTAGGCGACCGGAAACGGGGGGTTCGGGTTGTTCAGCAAGTTCTTGCGGCAGCACGCCGTGGCACGTTCAGAAGACGTACGTCCTGGTACGCTCGGCAACGTAGCCCGGTCGGCTGTGGTGCACGGAGCTTCGGGAACTGGTGACCACTGGGGCGTGGTGGTAGTCGGTCTGCTGGTAGGGCACGCTGTTCGAGGAACGGGAAGAACGGGGCATTAGATTTTAGCTTATATACGGAAAAGCATAAAAGATATCGGCCATCATTGTATACTGAACCTGCATGCGTAGCTGAAATGTACAGTGTCGGTGTTTATGACTGGGTTAAACTTGGCCGTTCCTTAAACTTTTTTCCCAATGATTATGGCGCGGTCGACTGGATGATGATTTCCCAATTTCGCAAATTTAAGAAGAATGTTGCTCAAGGATTATATGAGAGCGGTAGCTCGGGATTTTGACGCAGCTTACCGGAGTTTCAATTCTCGTTTCCTGTTCCTCTAGCCAATTGTTTTCTAAACGCTGACGAGTATTGTTTAGCGTTGACAGTTTTTGTAAGTATACCAAACCCGCACCTACTTTGACGCCGTACCTCAACTCAGAGCAACTCGGACTTCTACGCATCTTATTTTCCCAATTGTTTTTCGTTTCTATGCCCAATACACTGTTGAcaacatgtgggacacaagactcaaCCTTAACTAAGGGGGAGTTATTGTTTAGCCTGCTCACCCGGTGAGTGGGTCGTGGTGGACGACGGTGGACTTTGGCTGGACGAGCTTGCTCTGCTCGACGGTGTAACCGTACTCGTGGTGCGGCACGTGCACCAGCTCCTTGTGGTGCGCCACCGCGGGGGTCCTGACCGCGGTCTGGTACACCACGGGCTGGTGAATCACGGAATGGTGCTCCACCGAATAGGCGGCTGGAATGCCGTAGGTCACTATGGCACTGCAGTGGGCTCCAGCCACCAGAAGGCAAGTGACGACCAAGGTCTGTGATGTCAAACAACAATTGGAAGAAATCGTGAGGATCGAGCGTTTGGGTCTGCAGCGTTTAAATACCAAGAACTGGACAGTGCACTGACCTTGCACCTATATAGCCTTTAGTTACTTTGTACGATACCGTCCGTTACAAAAGAAGCAAGACCACAGAGACAGGAAAGACCGGAAGTCACAGTAAAGCGCCACCTAGGAAAAGCTCATAGAGAGTCTTATGCATTCGCCTCAGGCTACACTAAGGTGAGCGCCATGTTGTTATTTCATTTCAGTCGACGTGTCGACTCTCTAGGAGCGGAGCCATTTTACGCTTCCGGCACCTCATCTGGTTTTGCACCAACTCCGTGATTAGCCTACTTTTCACCATGCGGCGATGTCATGAGATGTTTGTCATATTGTGACGTAATAGTGACGTAGTGGTGACGTCACGCATTGTTGTCATCACCCATTCATTATAGCTTGCATCGaacctcctagatttcccttgcctgtaggatgagcgcgaaacgcccgccatctatggcggcgctgcctacgtaggggtaagggACTAATTTCAGAGGCTTCGCCTTGTATTGAAGAATTGATCTGGTCTAATGTATTGAAGCCGACAGGCAATTCACAGCGTTTTATGGTGCATCTAAGTCTTTCGCCTTAACAAGTACAGCTTTTTTCTTTGATCGGTGATACGAATGCAGGTTTGTGCATCTCTGAGCATGATTTCGTTGATTGTATATACGCCAGAACAGAAAGGCGTTTTCGCTATTCGATCGGTGTGATCGGATTGTAGAGCACAGATGTATACATTCGCACGCGTTGGCACCTTGCATACGGAAGATTACACCTCTACGCTACGAATAAATACCACTGGGGCAGACAATTTATCGCTCGACCACCTCACAGTTCCCTCTTTGGCTCCCCACGTCTAACCTATAGAAAAGCGTGCAAGTTTACGCGTTTGCCGTGTCACTTGATGCTCCATAGCTGAGCACTGCTCGCAGGCTAGAATAACGTTTGTGGAGTCCATGTACTTACGAAGGTGTTCATGATGCTGTGCAGGGCGAAGTATACGGCCTCAGATATAGAAACGAAGCTGTTTGCGCTGGCGATTTCGAAGGCGAAAGTACTCTCGCCCTGCCCAGGTGGTCGGCTTTTATACCCATTGGTGGAACCCGTCTCCTCTTAGGCAAACCAGGTATCGGCGAGCTGGAGAGACtgggagaggggagggggggatgTCGTTGATAGCTACTTCGTATACAACCAACTCTAGTTAACCtctaaaacaaacaaaacaaaaaagagcagaTAGGAGACGTGACAGAAATCTCCTCTCCCGAAGAAAACTGGGTGTCAGCTCAACTCTCCTTGCAgcattcatttttgtttttcgtGCTACGCCACGCCTTCGTTGCCGGTTTGCTCACtgattttttttcccttgttcaATACGACGATTTGAAAAGATACGGCGGTATGATCTGAGCAGCGACAGATCGCAATGGTTGACGTGagaaataatgaaaaagaaaaaagttcgaCGAAGAGCGTTCGCACAGTACTTTTCTGGTCGTTACCCTGTCTGGTTTGGGCgatagaaagaaaagagagaatgccCGCCTTGAGCGCGGCTCCTTTATGTCACTGTGCTACGTGGAGGTTAAGTAATACCAGCTTACACAGTTGCGTACGCTTGTCTGTATGGGAATGCCCCAACGTGCTTACGCTAATCTTGAGCAAAGACAAGGAATTGTCCGTGTAAGCACGCGGATGAAGAAACGGAACCGTATAAATCGCGTTGTTAGTGAAAACGAAAACAGTCCTTCGATAGATTACGGAGGGACTATGGTAAAACCAGCTGTTTATAGTCGACGCGAGGCGTTCGTGGTGTTGGTGTTGCCGAAGAAGAGGCGCTGATAGACTGCTTCGCGAATGGGCTTCGGGGCCACAGTATGGGGCTTGCTAACATTGGCGTTTTGTATCTGTAACAACTGCACGATCGCTGGTACGATCGACGCACGCGCATGAAAACGGTCGAATTGGCGCATTCGAAGTTTCATGACCTTGTCAAATGACGTCGTGATATAGAAATAAGAAGGAGGAttgaggaggaggattgaaagaggaaggacagggaggttagccagtagaaaaaaaaaagaagaaatgtttGCTTCGCAGACCAAGGTGGCGGTATATACCGTATATGTTGCGTAAAGTCGTCTATTAATCTTGCgtcagcgcgaaaaaaaagaggaaaaattaTGTCCATGCATTCAGCGAGGAAAGCGCAGAAAAATTGTATTTTTTATCTCGACGCAGTGCACCTGTGCGTTCCACGTTTCTTGCAGTGGTTGTTGCATTTGTAAAACTCGAGCTCGCGCCGTACGTTGAGACGGGTGTCCAAAACGCGCATGGGTTATTTCTGGAGGGCAGCTTTCATTACTACATCCGTGTAACCCGATGTGACAGTAATCTCGTCACCACGTATTGTCACGAGCGCCATCGCATTCGCCGTCTTCATCGCCTACCTAACGCTCTCTCGTTCCCGATGTAGTGTAACAGTATTAATTCTTTATAGGCACGCTAATTTATCGCTCCACGCTCTGTCCTTGTCAGTAACAAGCCACTAAAACCCACAGGGCAGCACCGCCTAAGATGGCTCAAAGGGGAAAACCATCGTTCTCTCCCGAGTCGATTTTattggtatgtatgtatgtatgtatgtatgtatgtatgtatgtatgtatgtatgtatgtatgtatgtatgtatgtatgtatgtatgtatgtatgtatgtatgtatgtatgtatgtatgtatgtatgtatgtatgtatgtatgtatgtatgtatgtatgtatgtatgtatgtatgtatgtatgtatgtatgtatgtatgtatgtatgtatgtatgtatgtatgtatgtatgtatgtatgtatgtatgtatgtatgtattatgaagtcttggtttggaagacctttattaggcccgaggaactggcagccgacagcggagatgcacgaaccaagatgatgatgatacgtgacaacgatgaggatgcataagcaatacatgataatgatgataatgtacagatgaagaggagtggtatactaaatgcccacactgattccccccacgtgagagcggccagcctggccgcggcaagtcaaggggacaaagaacgtcgcatgaagggcttcatacgggagacatggacgacttcagtagttcgataacggcgatctgctggggctacaagtggcgtcatgcgataatttactggtgaagtttcttcaagaactgtgtacggcccgataaatcgtggctggaacttgtcgcacaaaccaggtgtgcgaataggtgtcaaaaggagcacttcgtctccaggttgagaggatacagcacgatgcgattcatcataaaccagctttctgtcttgctgtcgggcttcagtgtttatacgagcacgttggcggctctctgcgagccgcaaaacgtattcctctgaagaggatggagatgaatccgcatggcaggtaaagaaggagacgtccagcaaagaagtaggggagcgtccataaactaggtaaaatggtgagtagccggttgtccgctgaatagccgtattgtaggcgaaagtgacgaatggtagaactacatcccagttattgtggtctggttgaatgtaggcggcgatcatgtcagcaagagtgcggtggaatcgctcagtgaggccgttagtttggggatgataactagaggcagtcttgtgagttgtgccagaggcgcgaagaagttcgttcattagttgtgaaaggaaggcccttccacggtcgctgagcaatacacgtggagcaccatgacgcagtataatggctcggaagatgaagtcggcaatttcagaagctgaaccggtagtgacagaTGCCGTCTCGGCATAGCGCGTCAACTGGTCAACGGCTGTttctatccatcggtttccagcagcactgactggaagggggccataaagatcgatgcctacaacttcgaatggtgtggctgggcatggaagaggctgtagtgtaccggctggagcagatgtgggtagttttctacattggcaggtagtgcaggacccaacgtaccgagctacactagtggtaatacctggccaataaaaccgacttcgaaggcgatcataggttttgtggtaaccaaggtgaccagccgtcggatggtcatgaagtgctctgaggacttcggaccgaagcgatcggggtagaacgggaacccagcgctgaccgtcaggatggtaaattttgcggtacagcaccgagttgtccagcttaaactgcgagagttggcgacggagcctcgcattaggtggacgggaactgtcaatgaggtagcctataatacgtcgacagtatgggtcagccagctgtcgagaagaaaaatcgtgcgggtcgtccgaaggcagctggtccatagaggcgagagaggaaaccaccgtaGACGTGGattccgagggcgtgttgtgcgaattgattgcggaaagcccgagtggagtcgctggtagtgggcagcgagaaagagcgtcggcgtcactatgtttcctgccacacttgtatacgatggcaaaatcatactcttgtaggcgtagaatccagcggccgaggcgtcccgacaagttcttgagtgtcgaaagccaacatagagcgtggtggtcggtcacaattgtgaaatggcggccgtgaagatagggacgaaatttctgcactgaccaaacgacggcgaggcactccttctcggtgatcgtgtagttcctctcggctgcggagaggacgcggctggcgtacgcaacgactcgctctcgcgaagagttgtcgcgctggaggaggacggctcctaaaccgtggccgctagcgtccgtatggaggaaggtcggtgcaccatcgtgaaaatgagaaagtacaggatcggtcgtgagggcactcttcaacctgtcgaaagccgattcacattcctgagaccactgaaagggcgtaccagaagcaagtagcttatggagtggtgcggctatggaggcaaagttttgtatgaatcgccgaaagtaagaggcaagaccaaggaaacttcgcaaatctttcggcttctcagggcgagggaagcgaagcaccgcagcagttttctcagggtctggacgaattccgtccttgctcacaacatgaccaaggaccttgatagatctgctggcgaaatggcacttcttggtgttaatttgaagaccagcgcccgcaaggcaagtcaggatctcgtccaagcgttgcagatgttgaggaaacgtcgacgaaaagacaacaatgtcatcgaggtaacataggcaagtcttccatttcaggccacgcagcacggtgtcaataaagcgct from Rhipicephalus microplus isolate Deutch F79 chromosome 7, USDA_Rmic, whole genome shotgun sequence includes these protein-coding regions:
- the LOC119180139 gene encoding uncharacterized protein LOC119180139, with amino-acid sequence MNTFTLVVTCLLVAGAHCSAIVTYGIPAAYSVEHHSVIHQPVVYQTAVRTPAVAHHKELVHVPHHEYGYTVEQSKLVQPKSTVVHHDPLTGVPYQQTDYHHAPVVTSSRSSVHHSRPGYVAERTRTYVF